In a genomic window of Balaenoptera ricei isolate mBalRic1 chromosome 3, mBalRic1.hap2, whole genome shotgun sequence:
- the LOC132362330 gene encoding thymosin beta-4, with translation MSDKPDMAEIEKFDKSKLKKTETREKNPLPSQETIEQEKQAGES, from the coding sequence ATGTCTGACAAACCCGATATGGCTGAGATTGAGAAATTCGATAAGTCgaaactgaagaaaacagaaacgaGAGAGAAAAATCCACTGCCTTCACAAGAAACGATTGAACAGGAGAAGCAAGCAGGCGAGTCGTAA